The following nucleotide sequence is from Fibrobacter succinogenes.
CACGTGGGCGTAACCGGTGGCAAAGCGAATATCGGGAACAATCAGCGCCATGACGAATTTTTTCATGGGCTTCTTGAGCGCATAAAGTTTGTGTATCGCTTTGGGTGATTCGGCGTTGCATCCGATGGCATAACCGGATTCAGTGGGATAGAGGACGAGGCCGTCGTCTTCGAGAATTTCTGCCGCTTGCTTCACAACTCGTGCTTGCGGATTTTCTGGATGTACTTCAATTCGCATAATTTTCTTACAGCATTTCGCTTTTGGAGGAATAATATATAAAAAAATGTGTTGGGGAGGCTATATAAAATTTCTATCTTGCGGCCTGTGAAGCGATTTCATAGAACAATTGCGAAACTTCTCGTGGTGAATGGCTATTTGCCGAAGCTAGCGCTTGCTGCGGTTATTGGGGGCGTGACGGGGTTAGTTGCTGTGGCGTTCCATTTTGGACTGTGGGCTGCAATGGAATTTGTACGTTTGCCATGGACGCTTGGGGTTCTTCCGTGGTGGGCTTTTGCGGTGGTGCCTGCGATTGGCGGGCTTTTAGTCGGACTTTTCATTCACAAGGTGGCTCGCGCGCCAGAAACGGCGGGGCAGGGCACCGACAAGATGATTTATTCTTTTCATCACCAGGGCGGAAATGTGCGCGCACGCGTGGCGCCGGTGAAGTTTGTTGCAAGCATCATTACGCTTTCGACGGGCGGTTCTGCAGGTTACGAGGGACCGATTTCGCAGATCGGTTCCGGAATTGCATCGACGATTTGCAAGTTTTTCAAGATGCCTCGGATGTTGCGCGGACAGTTCTTGCTCGCGGGGACAGCAGCTGGGCTTGGCGCTATTTTCAAGGCTCCGCTGGCGGGGGCACTCACGTCGGTCGAAATGCTTTACCGCGAAGACTTTGAATCGAACGCTTTTGCTACATCAATTGTTTCGTCCGTTGTTTCGTTTACGGTCTATATTGCGTTTGTTGGGACAGCGCCGATTATTAGTGGCGTGTCTGCGTTCCCGTTTACGAATGCGGTTGAACTTTTGGCGTGTGCGCTCCTCGGAATTTTCTGTTTTCCGTTTTCGTACATGTATGTGCGTAGTTATTATGCATCGGAACGTCGCTTTAACAAGTGGGCGGCTCCCGCATGGATCAAGCCTGCGGTGGGTGGCGCGCTCATTTCGCTTTTGGTGCTCGCGTATCCCGAAGTCTCGGGTGGCGGTTTTGAATTTATCGACCATTTAATGGCTGGGCTTGTGCCGCATTCGGGCTTGGGCGTGTTGCTTTTGCTGGGCGTTGTGCTGGCGAAGATTCTCGCGACGGCGTTGACTGTAGGCTCGGGTGGTTCAGGCGGTGTCTTTGGACCGT
It contains:
- a CDS encoding chloride channel protein, whose product is MKRFHRTIAKLLVVNGYLPKLALAAVIGGVTGLVAVAFHFGLWAAMEFVRLPWTLGVLPWWAFAVVPAIGGLLVGLFIHKVARAPETAGQGTDKMIYSFHHQGGNVRARVAPVKFVASIITLSTGGSAGYEGPISQIGSGIASTICKFFKMPRMLRGQFLLAGTAAGLGAIFKAPLAGALTSVEMLYREDFESNAFATSIVSSVVSFTVYIAFVGTAPIISGVSAFPFTNAVELLACALLGIFCFPFSYMYVRSYYASERRFNKWAAPAWIKPAVGGALISLLVLAYPEVSGGGFEFIDHLMAGLVPHSGLGVLLLLGVVLAKILATALTVGSGGSGGVFGPSLFIGGVVGAMFAGICELAFPGLIRMPEMFILVGMAAFFAGAAKAPIAGVVMVCEMTGSYSLLPGLLIAAVMHMAFSRNWTIYKSQVLNKFASPAHRRDMDREIIQAYDKISKQ